The Arvicola amphibius chromosome 11, mArvAmp1.2, whole genome shotgun sequence genome has a segment encoding these proteins:
- the Dcaf12 gene encoding DDB1- and CUL4-associated factor 12 — translation MARKAVSRKRKAPASPGAGSDAQGQQFGWDHSLYKRKRLPPVKRSLVYYLKNREVRLQNETNYSRLLHGYAAQQLPGLLKEREFHLGTLNKVFASQWLNHRQVVCGTKCNTLFVVDVQTGQITKIPILKDREPGGVSQQGCGIHAIELNPSRTLLATGGDNPNSLAIYRLPTLDPVCVGDDGHKDWIFSIAWINDTMAVSGSRDGSMGLWEVTDDVLTKSDARHNVSPVPVYAHITHKALKDIPKEDTNPDNCKVRALAFNNKNKELGAVSLDGYFHLWKAENTLSKLLSTKLPYCRENVCLAYGSEWSVYAVGSQAHVSFLDPRQPSYNVKSVCSRERGSGIRSVSFYEHIITVGTGQGSLLFYDIRAQRFLEERLSPCYGSKPRLAGENLKLTTGKGWLNHDETWRNYFSDIDFFPNAVYTHCYDSSGTKLFVAGGPLPSGLHGNYAGLWS, via the exons ATGGCCCGGAAAGCAGTTAGCAGGAAGCGGAAAGCGCCTGCCTCGCCTGGAGCCGGGAGCGACGCTCAGGGCCAGCAG TTTGGCTGGGATCACTCACTGTACAAACGGAAAAGACTCCCCCCAGTGAAGAGATCCTTAGTGTACTACCTGAAGAACCGGGAGGTCAGGCTGCAGAATGAAACCAACTATTCTCGGCTGTTACATGGTTACGCGGCACAACAGCTTCCCGGTCTCCTGAAGGAGAGAGAATTTCACCTTGGGACCCTTAATAAAGTGTTTGCTTCTCAGTGGTTGAATCATAGGCAAGTGGTGTGTGGCACAAAATGCAACACG CTCTTTGTAGTAGATGTCCAGACAGGCCAGATCACCAAGATTCCCATTTTGAAAGACCGGGAACCTGGAGGTGTGTCTCAGCAGGGCTGTGGTATCCATGCAATAGAGCTGAATCCTTCTAGAACACTCCTAGCCACTGGAGGAGACAACCCAAACAGTCTGGCCATCTATCGGCTGCCTACATTAGatcctgtgtgtgtgggtgat GATGGACACAAGGATTGGATCTTTTCCATTGCATGGATCAACGATACTATGGCAGTGTCTG GCTCACGGGATGGTTCTATGGGACTCTGGGAGGTGACAGATGATGTATTGACCAAAAGCGATGCGAGACATAACGTGTCACCAGTCCCTGTGTATGCTCACATCACTCACAAGGCCTTAAAAGATATCCCCAAGGAGGATACAAACCCGGACAACTGCAAGGTGCGGGCCTTAGCCTTCAACAACAAGAACAAG GAGTTGGGAGCAGTATCACTGGATGGCTACTTTCATCTCTGGAAGGCTGAAAATACATTGTCTAAG CTCCTTTCCACCAAATTGCCATATTGCCGAGAGAATGTGTGTCTGGCCTATGGTAGCGAATGGTCAGTGTATGCAGTGGGCTCTCAGGCGCATGTCTCCTTCTTGGATCCACGACAGCCATCGTACAACGTCAAGTCTGTCTGCTCCAGGGAGCGAGGCAGTG GGATTCGATCAGTGAGTTTCTATGAACATATTATCACTGTGGGCACAGGGCAGGGCTCCCTGCTCTTCTATGATATCCGAGCACAGAGATTTCTGGAAGAGAGGCTCTCACCTTGTTATGGATCCAAGCCCAGACTCGCAGGGGAGAATCTGAAACTAACTACTGGCAAGGGCTGGCTG AATCATGATGAAACCTGGAGGAATTACTTTTCGGACATTGATTTCTTCCCCAATGCTGTTTACACCCACTGCTACGACTCGTCCGGAACGAAGCTCTTTGTGGCAGGCGGTCCCCTCCCTTCTGGGCTCCATGGAAACTATGCTGGACTGTGGAGTTAA